One stretch of Labrenzia sp. CE80 DNA includes these proteins:
- a CDS encoding class II aldolase/adducin family protein: MMDVVQTVDIEALRVDLAAAFRLTARFGWHESVGNHFSAAVSADGRQFLMNPKWRHFESIRASDLLLLDADDTSIMETAEAPDASAWTIHGTLHRKRPDVRVVLHCHPPHATALAALKDLGLPPIDMNTARFFGDLAIDPDCGGIADDAGEGEHIAAALGQCSTLLMANHGLTCTGDTVAQAFEQLYFFEKAAQTVLLAYASGKPLAVMSDEVATNTAEGWRAYAGMADAHFAHLKSVLDKEAPDYRD, translated from the coding sequence ATGATGGATGTGGTCCAGACTGTGGACATAGAGGCCTTGCGGGTCGACCTTGCTGCGGCCTTTCGGCTGACGGCCCGGTTCGGATGGCATGAGTCCGTCGGCAATCATTTCAGCGCTGCCGTGTCCGCGGACGGACGCCAGTTCCTGATGAACCCGAAGTGGCGGCATTTCGAATCGATCCGGGCGTCCGATCTCCTGTTACTGGATGCGGACGATACCTCGATCATGGAGACGGCGGAGGCACCCGATGCCTCTGCCTGGACCATCCACGGTACGCTTCACCGCAAGCGGCCGGATGTCCGTGTGGTGCTGCATTGCCATCCACCTCATGCCACGGCACTGGCGGCCCTGAAGGACCTGGGACTGCCGCCGATTGACATGAACACGGCGCGCTTCTTTGGCGATCTTGCCATCGACCCGGACTGCGGCGGTATTGCCGATGACGCAGGCGAGGGGGAACATATTGCAGCGGCGCTCGGGCAGTGTTCGACCCTTTTGATGGCCAACCACGGACTGACCTGCACTGGTGACACGGTGGCTCAGGCGTTCGAGCAGCTGTATTTCTTTGAAAAGGCGGCTCAAACCGTGCTTCTGGCCTACGCCAGCGGTAAGCCTCTGGCGGTGATGTCTGACGAGGTTGCCACCAACACAGCCGAGGGCTGGCGCGCCTATGCGGGCATGGCGGATGCACATTTTGCGCATCTGAAATCCGTGCTCGACAAGGAAGCGCCAGACTACCGGGACTAA
- a CDS encoding TauD/TfdA family dioxygenase, whose translation MDSLQIDSVMLEDTGLSLQLADGSPAYFNYYWLRDNCPSSFDRQTRERTFDIFHSQTAPKPSAVKVEEQSLVVDWEGEAHQSRYPLDMLATYAYGERRPDPADLPRKPWYSDHYPDVCRVSHPLLLESNEERRRWMEALLVEGVAIVTDMPDTDEALTQTGLQIGQIRPTFFGPYFDVRTHIKPTNLAFTSKALELHTDVPAEEYAPGIQFLHCRANSVAGGLNLFADGTAVANDLREIDPEAFRLLTEIEVPFYKEHDGYDMRSYQRVIELDQHGEVSGVTISQHMADIFDLPQRTFDTYYPAFVRFGKMLQEEKYVMRFSLQATECITFDNHRIVHGREAYSATSGERYLRGTYTDRGELRGTYRGLVSEGRFK comes from the coding sequence ATGGATAGCTTGCAGATCGACAGCGTCATGCTCGAAGACACTGGGCTCAGCCTGCAGTTGGCTGACGGCAGCCCGGCCTATTTTAACTACTACTGGCTGCGCGACAATTGCCCGAGTTCTTTCGACCGGCAAACGCGCGAGCGGACCTTCGATATCTTTCATTCCCAGACTGCGCCAAAGCCGAGCGCGGTGAAGGTGGAAGAGCAGTCCCTTGTCGTCGATTGGGAAGGCGAAGCCCATCAGTCGCGCTATCCGCTCGACATGCTCGCAACCTATGCCTATGGCGAGCGTCGGCCAGATCCGGCTGACCTGCCACGCAAACCCTGGTACTCCGATCACTATCCAGATGTCTGCCGTGTGTCCCATCCGCTGCTGTTGGAAAGCAACGAGGAACGCCGGCGCTGGATGGAAGCGCTTCTTGTTGAAGGTGTCGCCATTGTCACGGACATGCCGGACACGGATGAAGCGCTGACACAGACCGGGCTCCAGATCGGTCAGATCCGGCCGACCTTCTTCGGTCCCTATTTCGATGTGCGGACGCACATCAAGCCAACGAACCTGGCCTTCACCTCCAAGGCTCTGGAACTGCACACGGATGTGCCTGCCGAAGAATATGCGCCGGGCATCCAGTTCCTGCATTGCCGCGCCAATTCGGTGGCCGGCGGGCTGAACCTTTTTGCCGATGGTACGGCGGTCGCCAATGATCTGCGCGAGATCGATCCGGAGGCTTTCCGTCTGCTTACCGAGATCGAGGTACCCTTCTACAAGGAGCATGATGGCTATGACATGCGCTCCTACCAGAGGGTGATCGAACTGGACCAGCACGGCGAGGTCTCCGGTGTAACCATCAGTCAGCACATGGCCGACATCTTCGATTTGCCACAGCGCACGTTCGACACCTACTATCCTGCCTTTGTACGCTTCGGTAAAATGCTGCAGGAAGAGAAATACGTCATGCGCTTCAGCCTTCAGGCAACGGAATGCATTACCTTCGACAACCATCGCATCGTCCATGGCCGCGAGGCCTATTCTGCGACCAGCGGCGAGCGCTATCTTCGCGGCACATACACCGACCGTGGCGAGCTGCGCGGAACCTACCGTGGGCTGGTCTCTGAGGGACGTTTTAAATGA
- a CDS encoding aldehyde dehydrogenase encodes MELTHQEWVERAKALEFPRHALIDGQNVDAVSGKTFDTINPATGEVLTRLPACDAADVDKAVQAARRAFEDRRWSGKSPAERKAILLRLSALILENQAELALLDSLDMGKLVRDAATIDVPGAAAIFQWYGEAIDKIYDEIAPTASSDLAMVRREALGVVAAVVPWNFPLDMATWKCAPALAMGNSVILKPAEQSPLSALRLAELAREAGLPDGVLNVVTGYGETAGKAIGLHPDIDCIAFTGSTEVGKYFLEYSGQSNMKQVWLECGGKSPNLVFADCDDLDKAAEMAAFGIFFNQGEVCTANSRLLLEKSISDEFLERLVEKAKGFSPGNPLDPASAMGAIVDEGQTMRIMSYIDHGRATCTLLHGGNRQTVSGKGCFVEPTIFRDVAPDNRLAVEEIFGPVLAVTTFESEDEAITIANDTIYGLAASVWTSSLSRAHRVSSKLRAGTVSVNTVDALSPMTPFGGFKQSGIGRDLSLHAFDKFSALKTTWIKLEG; translated from the coding sequence ATGGAACTCACGCATCAGGAATGGGTCGAGCGGGCGAAGGCCCTTGAATTCCCCAGACATGCACTGATCGATGGCCAGAACGTCGATGCCGTGTCCGGAAAGACCTTCGACACGATCAATCCTGCAACCGGTGAGGTTCTGACGCGTTTGCCCGCCTGCGATGCTGCCGATGTTGACAAAGCCGTGCAAGCAGCCCGCCGGGCTTTCGAAGACCGGCGCTGGTCGGGCAAGTCTCCCGCCGAACGCAAGGCTATCTTGCTGCGTCTTTCCGCGCTGATACTGGAAAATCAGGCAGAACTTGCGCTCCTGGACAGCTTGGACATGGGCAAACTGGTTCGCGATGCGGCGACAATTGATGTGCCGGGCGCTGCAGCGATTTTCCAGTGGTATGGCGAAGCCATCGACAAGATCTACGATGAGATCGCTCCAACAGCCTCCAGTGATCTGGCAATGGTCCGCCGCGAGGCTCTGGGCGTCGTTGCTGCGGTTGTGCCGTGGAATTTCCCTCTTGATATGGCCACCTGGAAATGCGCTCCCGCCCTTGCCATGGGCAACAGCGTCATTTTGAAACCGGCAGAGCAGTCGCCGCTGTCCGCCCTGCGTCTTGCAGAACTGGCGCGCGAGGCAGGCCTGCCCGATGGCGTCTTGAACGTTGTGACTGGTTATGGCGAAACCGCGGGGAAGGCCATCGGCCTGCATCCGGACATCGATTGCATTGCCTTCACCGGATCGACCGAAGTCGGCAAGTACTTCCTGGAGTATTCCGGCCAATCCAACATGAAGCAGGTTTGGCTTGAATGCGGAGGCAAAAGCCCGAACCTTGTTTTTGCAGACTGCGATGATCTGGACAAAGCTGCCGAAATGGCCGCCTTTGGAATTTTCTTCAATCAAGGGGAAGTCTGCACGGCCAATTCGCGTCTGCTTTTGGAAAAGTCGATCTCTGATGAATTCCTTGAGCGCCTTGTCGAAAAGGCAAAGGGGTTCAGTCCTGGCAATCCCCTGGATCCGGCATCGGCCATGGGAGCGATTGTCGACGAAGGCCAGACAATGAGGATCATGTCCTACATCGACCACGGGCGCGCCACCTGCACACTCCTGCATGGCGGCAACCGCCAGACCGTATCGGGAAAGGGTTGCTTTGTTGAGCCGACGATCTTCCGCGACGTTGCTCCCGACAACAGGCTTGCGGTCGAAGAGATCTTCGGTCCTGTGCTGGCGGTGACGACCTTTGAAAGCGAAGATGAAGCGATTACGATCGCCAATGACACGATTTACGGCCTGGCGGCGTCCGTCTGGACGTCAAGCCTATCACGTGCGCACCGTGTCTCGTCGAAGCTGCGCGCTGGCACGGTGTCGGTGAACACTGTGGATGCGCTCTCGCCCATGACACCGTTTGGTGGCTTCAAGCAATCGGGAATCGGCCGGGACCTGTCTCTCCATGCCTTCGACAAGTTCAGCGCGCTAAAAACGACCTGGATAAAACTGGAGGGCTAG
- a CDS encoding LysR substrate-binding domain-containing protein, translating to MKGSLPPLRLLSAFAAIARSGSIQVAAAELNVTQPAISQAVKQLEEHIGVRLLDRSRRPARPTAAGQTLASAISEGLGRIEDAVDYVRRAELQGAHAVTVACSVGVATYWLMSRLAAFYQANPDLTVNVITTQQGAPELSEGIDLAVRYGHGRWSDGVVTKLFEEEVEPQCAPALRARFEGPVPLDDVSLLHVRTPEVSWMGWGDYLRRAASKSGGPPPQTAASGRGQTFTNYVQATQAALEGHGVMLGWHSITGALVNSGQLVSAGHPKVRPSDAFFLVSRAKRGARPAEVFADWLIASHGQKG from the coding sequence ATGAAAGGCTCGCTTCCCCCTTTGCGATTGCTCTCCGCATTCGCCGCGATTGCCCGCAGCGGCTCGATCCAGGTCGCTGCGGCGGAACTGAACGTGACCCAGCCCGCAATCAGCCAGGCGGTGAAGCAGCTTGAGGAACACATCGGCGTGCGCCTTCTCGATCGCAGCAGACGTCCGGCAAGGCCGACCGCCGCCGGACAGACACTGGCAAGCGCTATTTCCGAAGGTCTCGGCCGCATCGAGGATGCCGTTGACTATGTCCGCCGCGCAGAACTCCAGGGCGCTCATGCGGTCACGGTCGCCTGCTCGGTTGGTGTCGCCACCTATTGGCTGATGTCCCGCCTCGCCGCCTTTTATCAGGCCAACCCGGATCTGACGGTCAATGTCATCACCACACAGCAGGGTGCGCCGGAGCTCTCGGAAGGAATCGACCTGGCCGTGCGCTATGGCCACGGCCGCTGGAGCGATGGAGTCGTCACCAAGCTCTTTGAGGAGGAAGTGGAACCCCAATGTGCCCCTGCCCTGCGTGCGCGCTTTGAAGGTCCCGTGCCGCTGGATGACGTCTCGCTCCTTCATGTCAGAACCCCCGAAGTTTCCTGGATGGGTTGGGGCGATTATCTCCGCCGGGCAGCGAGCAAGTCCGGTGGTCCACCACCTCAGACGGCAGCTAGTGGCCGAGGCCAGACGTTCACCAACTACGTTCAGGCGACCCAGGCAGCCCTCGAAGGCCATGGCGTGATGTTGGGCTGGCATTCGATCACAGGCGCGCTGGTCAATTCAGGCCAGCTTGTCTCTGCAGGACATCCGAAGGTTCGCCCTTCGGACGCCTTTTTTCTCGTCTCCCGCGCCAAGCGCGGCGCCCGCCCCGCCGAGGTTTTTGCAGACTGGCTCATCGCATCTCACGGACAAAAGGGTTGA
- the iolG gene encoding inositol 2-dehydrogenase, whose product MLKIGLLGCGRIGQVHARSIGQIEGAVVTAVSDAFAAPAEALAARTKATVMTSEELIASADVDAVVIGTPTDTHYDLIHLAAAAGKAIFCEKPVDMSADRIRDCIAVVEKADVPFMTAFNRRFDPNFANVQARIEQGEIGEVEIVTIQSRDPSPPPVSYIKSSGGLFRDMMIHDLDMARFLLGEEPVSVYAVGSALVDAAIGEAGDVDTAAVTLTTARGKICQISNSRRATYGYDQRLEVHGSKGMLRAENMLENTVEVATDNGFRKAPAQHFFLERYEAAYRAEMTYFVKQIQAGKTHKPNITDGLRAQLLADAATRSLETGTPIRL is encoded by the coding sequence GTGTTGAAAATCGGATTGCTCGGCTGCGGCCGGATCGGACAGGTCCACGCGAGATCGATCGGACAGATCGAAGGCGCCGTCGTCACCGCCGTGTCAGACGCATTTGCCGCCCCCGCCGAAGCACTGGCGGCCAGGACAAAAGCCACGGTCATGACCAGCGAAGAGCTGATTGCCAGCGCCGACGTGGATGCGGTGGTGATCGGGACGCCAACGGACACCCACTACGACCTGATTCACCTGGCAGCAGCGGCGGGCAAGGCCATCTTCTGCGAAAAACCGGTCGACATGTCCGCCGACCGGATTCGAGACTGTATTGCGGTTGTCGAAAAGGCGGACGTGCCCTTCATGACCGCGTTCAACCGCCGCTTTGATCCGAACTTTGCCAATGTACAGGCCCGTATCGAACAGGGCGAAATCGGCGAGGTGGAAATCGTCACCATCCAGTCCCGCGACCCCTCCCCACCGCCCGTCAGCTACATCAAGAGCTCGGGAGGTCTGTTTCGCGACATGATGATCCACGATCTCGACATGGCGCGCTTCCTGCTCGGCGAAGAGCCCGTCAGCGTCTATGCGGTCGGGTCTGCCCTTGTGGATGCGGCAATCGGCGAGGCTGGCGACGTGGACACGGCGGCCGTGACGCTGACGACCGCACGCGGCAAGATCTGTCAGATCTCCAACTCACGCCGCGCCACCTATGGCTATGACCAAAGGCTAGAGGTCCATGGATCGAAGGGCATGCTCCGAGCGGAGAACATGCTCGAAAACACGGTCGAGGTGGCAACGGACAACGGCTTCAGAAAAGCTCCTGCACAGCACTTTTTCCTGGAGCGCTACGAGGCGGCTTACCGCGCCGAAATGACCTATTTCGTTAAGCAAATCCAGGCAGGGAAGACCCACAAGCCGAACATCACCGACGGGCTGCGCGCGCAGTTGCTGGCTGATGCGGCAACCCGGTCCCTGGAAACAGGCACACCAATCCGGCTCTAG